The window CTGAATCCATATAATGTTCTAATATAAGAACATATCCTGTTTTTAGAACATATTTGTGTTTTATATTTAGAACATCTTGGCTAAAATCAATCACAACTGGTTGAATTGAAAAGGCTCGTGATTGCGGCACGGATATTGCTTTGTGCCGGCCAAAAAAAGGAGACCGTTTATGGGAAAGAGAAAGCTGCTCTGCATAGATGACGACAGGGACTTTTTGATAGCGCTGAGGCTCCAACTTCGAGAGCAGTTCAGGCTCTTCGTATCGGAGGGAATAGAGGAGGGGCTGAAAATTGCCGAGGTAGAGAACCCCGACCTCATCCTTCTCGATGTTAAATTGGAATCCGGAAGCGGAATAGATGCGATACCAAAGATAAAGAGCATGATGCCCGACCCCGATATCGTGATGATTTCCGGTGCACGCGATCCCAAGCTCATAGTTCAGGCTATCCGGGCCGGTGCCATAGATTATCTGACCAAACCCTTCGACCTGAACGATCTTCTGGCAATTTTTGAAAAGCAGAGGGAATCAAAAAAGATTAAAGAGCGCTATCAAGCCTTGGTTCAGTCTCAAAACGAGGAGATTGCCGGACAGGAGATCATCTATAAAAGTTCCTCAATGCGTCGACTCTTTGAACAGGCCGCGCGGCTTAAAAATCATGAGGCCAACGTGCTTATCGTGGGTGAAACCGGAACTGGCAAGGAGCTTTTGGCCAGATTTATCCACGATCAGGAGGGGAAGGGATTGCAGCGCCCCTTTGTGGCGGTCAATTGCGCTGCTATTCCGGAACAGCTTTTGGAGGCGGAGCTCTTTGGGGCCGAGGTCGGTGCATATACAAGTCTCCAGAAGAGAAGAATAGGGAAGTTTGAGCTCGCCGATGGAGGAGACATATTTCTTGATGAAATAGGATCGCTGAGGCTGGATCTGCAGGCAAAGATATTGAGAGTTCTGCAGGAAAAAGAGTTTTCGCGTTTGGGGAGCAATGAAACTATCAAAGCGAATTTCAGAGTCATTGCGGCGGCAAATGTCTCACTGGATGAAAAACTCGGGCGTGGCGAATTCCGCATGGATCTGTATCACAGAATAAGGGTGATACAGTTGAATATACCGCCGCTTCGCGATCGCAAGGAGGATATAGCCGAACTGGTTGAGTATGCCATGAATAAATTCAGTCGGGATGGGGTTAGGAAAAAGATCACTCCTCTCGCAATGGTCAAGCTTGTGGAATATCAATGGCCTGGAAACGTTCGCGAGCTGATAAACGTGGTCCACAGCCTGATAATCCTCTCCCGCGGGGATCTGATCGATGAATCATCCTTTCCATCATGGGTCATGAACGGAACAGTTCCTGATTCAAATGGAAAAAGACACGGAGATCGTCCCGTTGACTGTTCATCTATCACATTGAAGGAGTATCTGGCTCAGGCTGAAAAAATTTACATACGGACCGCATTGGAGAATTGTAGAGGGGACAAGTCAAAAACTGCGCGGATGTTGAACATGGGCAGGACCACTCTTTATGCGCGGCTTAAGGATCTGGGAATGATGTGATGTATGTTGATTTTATTCTTGTGATGCCGATAATGCGGCAATGGCTCGGAATGGATTCGGCTTCATAGAGCGCATTGCTGGCTACTACACACCATGCGTGTCATTCCCGCGGTCTTAAGCCGCCGCCTTTGGCGGGGCAGGCGGGAATCCCGTTTCAACCGTTCGCCAGTTGCGAGTCACCAGTCACAAGTCACAAGTCACGGCTGTTACGAGGATGACAAGCGCATAGTTTTTAGAGGCGCCCTGAATTTGCTGATTTTTCAGAGGTTACCTATGAGAAATAAAAGAAATAGTCGCGGCAACAAACCTCATTTCGGAAAGATCCCGTCAAAGGGATCTTATCGAGTCTCTCGAATGTCGAACTCTTCTCAAAAGGAACGTGCTGGAGAACTTTCCATCCATAGAGAGGGATATGGTTTTGTAGTTATGCCCGACCCCGATTCTTCAGATATATTTGTGCCGGCAAGATATATCGGCGATGCGATGGACGGTGATATAGTAGAGGTGAGAATTTTCTCATCCGGCGGGCGGCGTCCCGAGGGTAGGATTTCAAAGATTTTGGAGAGGAAGAAAAAACTACTAATCGGCAGGATCGAACGCCGTCATGAAAAGTTTTGGGTGATCTCCGACGATCTTAAGGTGCGTTATAGAATTCTCATCGACGCTTCTGATCTTTCCAGTGCAAATGATGGAGATAACGTGGTTGTCGAGATCACGCGCTATCCCGCTGGCGATTCTCCTCCAAAGGGGATAGTAAAGGAGGTCTTGGGCAGGCGAGGGGAATACAAAACGGAGAAGCTCGCCCTTATCATCAGGCATTCGCTGCCTCGCAGTTTCCCCCTCTCAGTTGAAAAGGAGGCGGAAAGAACATGCAGGGAGATAGAGAGATCAACCCTGCTCGAATCCGAGGATCGTGCTAATCTCCTTCATCTTCCCTTTGTGACGATAGATGGCGAGAACGCCAGAGACTTCGATGATGCCGTCTATGTTGAAAGGGCAGACGGAGGCTACAGGCTTTATGTTTCCATTGCGGATGTTTCACTCTATGTTCGTCCGGGCTCCGAAGTGGATCAGGAGGCTTTTAGAAGGGGGACCTCCGTATATTTTCCGGATCAGTGCATCCCCATGCTTCCGGAGATATTGTCAAATGAGAAATGCAGTCTGAACCCGGATGAACCGCGAGCCACGGTAACGGCCGAGCTGTTAGTTTCCAATGACGGGCGCGTCAGCCGGGAGAAATTTTACAGGAGCCTTATCAAGAGCAGGGCTAGAATGACCTATACTGATATCAGGAAGATTCTGATCGATAAGGATGAGCAGTCTATTTTTAAGTACGGGAATTTGTACCGGATGATATCCCTTATGAAGGACTGTCACGATTCCTTAAGAGCTGCAAGGCTTGCGAGAGGCTCGGTTGATTTCGACCTGCCCGAGGCCGATATAGTCATGGGCATGGATGGCGGGATATCCTCTATCGTCAAGGCGGAGCGTCATGTCGGTCACATGATGATAGAGGAATTTATGGTCGTTGCGAACGAGGCGGTCGCCAGATTCCTAACTGAGAATGAAAGAGGGTGTATATATCGCGTTCATCAACCTCCTCCGCCCGACAAACTAAAAGAGCTCTCTCTCTTTCTCTACAACCTTGGATATAAATTTCCTTTCTCAAAGACTGTAAAGGCTGGCCACTTTGCCAGCGTGATTCGGGCTGCGCGCGGGCGCCCTGAAGAGAGGCTGGTCAATCATTTCATACTGAGGTCCATGGCGCAGGCGGCATACAACAGTGAGAACCTGGGTCATTTTGGACTGGCATCCGAATGCTATTGTCATTTTACCTCTCCGATCAGGCGATATCCAGATTTAGAGGTTCATAGACTTCTGACTTCTGCGAAAAGAGGGATAAAATCTTCCAGGCTTATATCTATCTCTGAGACTTCTTCGCTGAACGAGAGGAGGGCCATGGAGGCTGAACGTGAGATGACGAAGCTATTCTCCGCATTTTTCATGAGAGAAAAGGTGGGGGAGGAGTTCGACGGGATAATAAGCCATGTCACGAAATTCGGCTTTTTTGTCGAACTAATGGATTTTTATGTCGAGGGGCTCGTCCATATAACCTCACTTTTTGACGATCAATTTTATTTCGATGAAAAGAGGATGGAGTTGGTGGGGAAAAAGAGGGGAAGCAGACTTCGCATAGGTGATAAGGTCCGGATCGAAGTTGCCGGTGTAGATATACCCGCCAGAGAAGTAAATTTTGAGTTAGTAGCTCTTCCAGTCTAAAATTTTGCCTAGCATTCCCCTAGCATAGTTAAAGCCCTATATCATGAAATTCCTAAATTTAATTCCAGAACTTCATTGCAACATCCCTTTTTTAAACGGGTTTAGGGTTTTAATTAGCTTGACTCAAATAGAGATGAAGAATTATTATGGACTCGAATTTTCAATGAGGAGGCCGATACAGTGAAAAGAACTATGGAAATATCGATCATGGGCCAGAAGTTCATGATCAAAAGCGATTCTGACGATGATTACGTGACGCATGTTGCGAAATACGTCGATCAGAAGATCAACGAGGTCCTCCAGAACACCAAGTCCGTCGCTTCTCTGAACGTAGCTATATTGGCAGCCATGAATATTGCGGACGAATACTTTAAATTTCAAAGAGATAAGAAGGAGCGATTCAACAAGGTTGAAAAGAAGATAGAGGATCTGATAGAATTGATCGACCTTCAGATATAACTTGATCTTTTACAAGATGGCCAAGAGTTTCCCCTGCGGGATTTGTGCTTGGTATCCGCTATTTTAGAACCGATATTTTAAAATAGGGGATTATCCCTTGCTGCGGTGTGCATGCCTCCACCGTATGGTTTGGAGGAAGCCTAAAGCAGCGATATGATCACCCACCTGTAAAGGTCGGGTTCATAAATACCGATGCCACACGGTTCATGCGGGGGATTTTTTTATGTTTTTCAAACTCTTCGCCGATCTTGGTTGAAAAATTTTATTTCATCCACTATAGGATACCCTGCTGTTTTGTTTTTTGCGTTGAAAATGGTTTGATGGCGGGTTGCTGCGGCCGTAATTGGCTGATTTATATAGGATAATTTGCGATTTACGAATAGTCCATCCCCCGCTATATCAACCCTTCGATTTTTGAGCTTAGACTGGATAAGGGGGAGTTGTGATGGAAACGAGGCTTCAGCTTTACAACAGAATGCTTTCCACGCGCGACGAGCTTTCCTCTGATTTTGTTGAATCCGCCAGCAAGGAAATTCAAAAAAAGTTTTTTATTCTAGAGGAGTACCGCCTTTCCAGGCGAATAGGCCTTTATGCCCCTTATCAAAACGAGGTAAGAACCTCCTTAATTTTTGAGGAGAGCGATAGGAATAGGAAAGAGCTCTATTTTCCGGCTGCGAGGGGAGTTGCCGATGCCGTCAAATATTATCGCATTCAGGATCTAAAAGAGCTGGAGAGACGTGAAAATGGTTCCATGGAGCCGACAGGCAAACAGAGTTCTCTCAGGGATATAAATACCCTGGATATGATAGTGATACCGGGTGTTGCCTACGACCTCGCCGGCGCCCGGATCGGTTTTGGAAAGGGTTTTTATGATACCTGCTTGAACGAATTTTGCGGTGAGAGGATAGCGCTTGCCTACGATTTTCAAATCGTTTCAAAGCTTCCGCATCTCTCCGGCAAGGGCAGGGTCGACTGGATCATCACTGAGAAGAGGATGATCCGTATTGACTGAAATTGTACGGACAGCGCGCTGCGCATCCCTTCTGGTAGTCATGAGGGCTCGGCGTGCATTCACATATAGGAGGTACCTGTGACTGTAGAACTTTGGCAATTTATTATGTTTGTCGTAGCAGCGGTGGTTTTAGGGCTGCTGGTTGGTTCGCTGATAAGAAGAAGGTTTAGCAAACGTAAGATGGAGGAAGCCGAGGCGAAGGCCTCAGCGTTGGTTAAAGAAGCTTCATATTCCGCCGAAAACATAAAGAAGGATGCGGAGCTTGAAGCCAAGGATATCAAGCTAAAGGCCAGAAGCGAGCTTGAGCGGGAAAGTCAGGAAAAACTCAAAGAGTTGCAGGCGATGGAAAAACGCCTTCAGCTCAAGGAGGACAATCTCGAAAAGAAGTTCAATCTTCTTGAGAAGAAAGAGGAGGAACTTCATAGGGCTGAGCAGTCGAATGTCGATCGCAAAAAGCATGCCGAGGCCCTTGAGAAACGCTACATGGAACTTGTCACGGAGACGAGAAAACAGCTTGAGCAGATTGCTGGGATATCCTCGGAAGAGGCGAAACGTCAGCTCATCGATTCGATGGTTGAAGAGGCGAAACAGAACGCCGCACGCTTCATACTGGAGATCGAGGAGAGGTCGAAGGAGGATGCACAGAAAAAATCCAGACACATCATCGCTACGGCGATGGAGAGGATGGCATCCGATTATGTCGCCGAAAGGGCGATATCGGTGGTCCAGCTTCCTAACGATGAGATGAAGGGACGAATAATCGGTCGCGAGGGAAGAAATATTCGCGCACTTGAAGCGGCCACCGGCATCGATGTCGTGATCGATGATACCCCCGAGGCGGTAATACTCTCGGGCTTCAATCCGGTCAGAAGAGAGGTCGCCCGAATCGCAGTATCGAATCTCATAGCCGACGGCAGGATTCATCCTACGCGCATCGAGGAAATGGTTGAGAAGGCCGAAAAAGAGGTTGACGCCACCATCAA of the Myxococcales bacterium genome contains:
- the rny gene encoding ribonuclease Y — its product is MTVELWQFIMFVVAAVVLGLLVGSLIRRRFSKRKMEEAEAKASALVKEASYSAENIKKDAELEAKDIKLKARSELERESQEKLKELQAMEKRLQLKEDNLEKKFNLLEKKEEELHRAEQSNVDRKKHAEALEKRYMELVTETRKQLEQIAGISSEEAKRQLIDSMVEEAKQNAARFILEIEERSKEDAQKKSRHIIATAMERMASDYVAERAISVVQLPNDEMKGRIIGREGRNIRALEAATGIDVVIDDTPEAVILSGFNPVRREVARIAVSNLIADGRIHPTRIEEMVEKAEKEVDATIKEAGEQLCLELNVPNLHPELVKLLGSLKYRYSFAQNVLQHTKEVAYIAGMMASELGIDEAKARRAGLLHDIGKAVSHEVEGSHALIGMEYAKKYREDQEVVHAIGAHHEDIEQNTVLDLVIDAADALSGARPGARREVLEAYVKRVEDLEKISQSFKGVSKAYAIQAGREVRVMVVNDQVSDAEAVVLSKDIAKKIESEMTYPGQIKVTVIRETRATEFAK
- a CDS encoding 5-formyltetrahydrofolate cyclo-ligase — encoded protein: MMETRLQLYNRMLSTRDELSSDFVESASKEIQKKFFILEEYRLSRRIGLYAPYQNEVRTSLIFEESDRNRKELYFPAARGVADAVKYYRIQDLKELERRENGSMEPTGKQSSLRDINTLDMIVIPGVAYDLAGARIGFGKGFYDTCLNEFCGERIALAYDFQIVSKLPHLSGKGRVDWIITEKRMIRID
- a CDS encoding sigma-54-dependent Fis family transcriptional regulator; the encoded protein is MGKRKLLCIDDDRDFLIALRLQLREQFRLFVSEGIEEGLKIAEVENPDLILLDVKLESGSGIDAIPKIKSMMPDPDIVMISGARDPKLIVQAIRAGAIDYLTKPFDLNDLLAIFEKQRESKKIKERYQALVQSQNEEIAGQEIIYKSSSMRRLFEQAARLKNHEANVLIVGETGTGKELLARFIHDQEGKGLQRPFVAVNCAAIPEQLLEAELFGAEVGAYTSLQKRRIGKFELADGGDIFLDEIGSLRLDLQAKILRVLQEKEFSRLGSNETIKANFRVIAAANVSLDEKLGRGEFRMDLYHRIRVIQLNIPPLRDRKEDIAELVEYAMNKFSRDGVRKKITPLAMVKLVEYQWPGNVRELINVVHSLIILSRGDLIDESSFPSWVMNGTVPDSNGKRHGDRPVDCSSITLKEYLAQAEKIYIRTALENCRGDKSKTARMLNMGRTTLYARLKDLGMM
- a CDS encoding cell division protein ZapA, with the protein product MKRTMEISIMGQKFMIKSDSDDDYVTHVAKYVDQKINEVLQNTKSVASLNVAILAAMNIADEYFKFQRDKKERFNKVEKKIEDLIELIDLQI
- the rnr gene encoding ribonuclease R, coding for MRNKRNSRGNKPHFGKIPSKGSYRVSRMSNSSQKERAGELSIHREGYGFVVMPDPDSSDIFVPARYIGDAMDGDIVEVRIFSSGGRRPEGRISKILERKKKLLIGRIERRHEKFWVISDDLKVRYRILIDASDLSSANDGDNVVVEITRYPAGDSPPKGIVKEVLGRRGEYKTEKLALIIRHSLPRSFPLSVEKEAERTCREIERSTLLESEDRANLLHLPFVTIDGENARDFDDAVYVERADGGYRLYVSIADVSLYVRPGSEVDQEAFRRGTSVYFPDQCIPMLPEILSNEKCSLNPDEPRATVTAELLVSNDGRVSREKFYRSLIKSRARMTYTDIRKILIDKDEQSIFKYGNLYRMISLMKDCHDSLRAARLARGSVDFDLPEADIVMGMDGGISSIVKAERHVGHMMIEEFMVVANEAVARFLTENERGCIYRVHQPPPPDKLKELSLFLYNLGYKFPFSKTVKAGHFASVIRAARGRPEERLVNHFILRSMAQAAYNSENLGHFGLASECYCHFTSPIRRYPDLEVHRLLTSAKRGIKSSRLISISETSSLNERRAMEAEREMTKLFSAFFMREKVGEEFDGIISHVTKFGFFVELMDFYVEGLVHITSLFDDQFYFDEKRMELVGKKRGSRLRIGDKVRIEVAGVDIPAREVNFELVALPV